The nucleotide window CATAACAACgttttttcaaattatgattTCAGCAGTCAATGTACGTTCTTCTGTTCCCGCGTATATTCTAaactatttatcattatttgacAGATTGTCGTTAGAAGTGCTAAAATCGTCTGCTATTTTAAGACGCCTAAGTTCATCAAGTATCATAAGTAAGTATTTGCATCATCttgataatacattattaacgTGAGAATCAGACTAGGAAACTGCTGCGTTTggctaatataatatacaacatataaccactataatattttcaaaaatatattaccataAAACCTGTGTAGTGACCAGCATTGAGACCGACAACGCAAGTCAAAAGCGTGACAGCTAACGCCACTGAACCAGCTGGCACATACGACAGGCCGATCAAAGCTATCGCTGGACCAAAATGACCTGAAAGTATTAAGAAGGTTTTTAAAGATTATGATGTCCATTTAATCAACTTCGGTCGCTACAGCCTTTctcagagagagagagagagagggcgatattataatatctattgcttatttatgatttataatccAATTGAAACAGATACGAACAGAGAGAGAacaggtgcaggaccaacgaTTTGATAAGCTTTCCAAGACACAGAAGTAAAAATTTACTATATAGTAACAATTTCTCGAATGAAAAATTCAATCATACTTTATTGGTATGAACGTTTGAACTCTGGATATCAGGGTCTGCAGCTTTATAAACTAACCAGTAGACTGTTAGTCAATAGAATATCATATTGCTGAAGTATATTCAACAGAGCTGCTGGTTTTTTAGTTCTCATTATCTTCTATAAAAAATTGTGATGGTCTGTCACTTAACGGTAACAGTTAgtgttctataataattatataacaacacTGGGTAACTGAGTGTCTTTGCACTTCAGTGAATTTCAAGTTGAATAGATactcgtaatataatattatgtttaacagAAATCTGTGATTAAATATAACAGTCAACATAATTAAGTCTGAGATCTTTACTGGGAAATTCATGAAATGAAGATTCcggtaaataatttcatataaaaccaTTGAACACGTTACATCAAACTGTAACTGTTCATTAACCCTCATTGATCAAGGTTGCTGAAACATAAATAAGCAAATatcctttttaaaatatgaggAGGTCGTTTGAGGACTAGCACAGGCTGATACTTACCAAGAGAATTGGATAATTTCCTGCAGGCAGTGATTGTCAAccattttttcttcaaaatataatCCGACATGAAACCGATTGGGAAACTGAGCAGATACATTGCCAAGTATGGCAACGCCGACATGACACCGTTCTACAATCAATATTAGCATATAAACTCTCTAAAACCTACACACATATATGAAATTGTACGATGATTAGGTTAGCacaatatcaaaaaatcaaaatcaaaatatactttattcgagtaggcttttacaagcactttgtttcatttaacaaacatacTAAGTAaagcaaccaccggttcggaatgtagattctaccgagaagaaccggcaagaaactcagtagttactctttttgaacatctaaaaatacagtcatgttagttaatgacaattatatatgtatgttatatatcctgcctggaagtcaacgaccTTAAGTAGAGTTAATCTctacacttttttatcatctatatatttatatatttttatatgtaatgtatttacttatttatttaaatactttattgcactcCATATAAATAACAGACGATAAAAAAATTGCATGGAAAAATAGACGTTCCTATATTAGTTTCCGATAAATATCCTTCGTCACTATATGATCAATTACcataaaagtaacaaaaggttaaggatgcacgcgttctaaccactgggccatctcggcttaacaAACTTAAACAATACTTACTGATTTAATATCCACACCCAGAACCTGTTTCATGTACGAAGGTAATTCAGTCATCAACGTCCAGAAACCCCAGTTCTGCCCGCAATGGACAATGATCAAAGCGAAAAATGATAAAGACGTAAATATATCTTTCCACGGAGTCGGTAGTTTCTGAAATGAGCATcagttctttttttgaataaaatttacagaTTGGAAAATGAGTTTCTTAGACAAGAAGTTGTCACCAAGGCAATGTAACTGTActgtaatattaaccatacaaACCAGCACAACAATACGCACTAACCCCAGGAACAAAATTGTTATGTTCCTCttgcctgtacactggctcactcacccttcaaatgaTATGATAGACTATATGGTGAGATGGTGGTCCCTACTCCAACGCAAGCGCAATCATTTGTAcgtgtgcatttaatatatatttttttaatcaaaagtcATAGTGTGGTATTGTTATCTTTATAAATCAAATGGCTCTTGTGTTTTACTGTACCAATAGTGAATAAAGCAAATATACTCAGAAtagaatgtaaaattttaaaaacaatgcaAAGTCATAGATCAATGTTATTGCTCAGTTGTTTTCtgaatttgataatttaataaaacctctttttaaaTACAGACATTCGTGCTGTGGCTAGAGCCAGTAAATCTAAACCGACAGTTACAGGTTCAAGGTAAATTTTCATAtgctaaatttacattttatctcGTGTTTGGCATAGAAGACATTTACAAACTGGTATCTTGTTTTTAACGCAATCTCAATTTGtggtaatgtttatttataattgcttGTTTTTTATACCTTTTGATCCCTGCCGACATGACCCAATGAGCTCTCTATGAAATTTCTTTCCTCTTCCCCAATCATCTTAGAATCTCTTGGTGAGGCAGCTCCGAGGAAGACATAGGCGACCATCCAGATAAGACCTAGGCCACCAACGATGTAGAAAATTGCTGGCCATCCCCAGTAATCAGCTATGAATCCTGCAGCCATAAGTTGGAGAGCTGTTCCTAGTTGTGCacctataacaataatataatttatttaacaattatgttGACTGTCCGGaacttttatgaaaattttacttaaacgtCCCTCACATTACGTCCCGTAATATGAGTCATTttttataccagattatatagAACGCAAGTATGAAAAAATTCCATCATAGCGAGATTATCATTGTTAGACAtcagtattcaaataaaagatttaaacagatgtcacgatagtcgccctcagttcaatcgaaaaataaagaattttatttgtgcttaattctaattttatagtttatcttattggttttattaattattatttattaaataatagttaaaaaatgtaaaatacttcttatttttaattattgcttatcttaatttatattttcaatacatacaTTGTGTATTATGGTATTGCATGGTGAGACTatctgtaagtagtagaacttttgccttgacaattttgaaatgtaatttattttttattttggatctAATATTGTATCTATTGTTGGTTGACCTAatgaaaataagataaaataaaaaagtgcttCAAATATAATCCACAGTGTCATGAACGACGCATCGAAAATGGCAGTTCTCAAGCAAAGACGTGCTAGCACAAAGTTACTATAAATCTCTAAAATAACATACTCAGAAATCAATAGAAAAGAGCACACTAACAAACTAACCATACAACCAGCCGCCttctaagtaataaatatttacataagagattaaactaaataaatgctAATTAATTATGTAGATTGAAGAATGAAATATCAATCAATgtctttttaaaatgattgaaaaacACTAATTAAGTCGTCGACGTAACAGTGAAATtggaattgattaaataaattacaaaataacattaattagttATCTCATAGTTACGGAAATTGAAGTTTTGCGTTTGGTAACTGTAAGATGCAACGTTCAATaatcaaatgtaatttaaatttaacacaatagtaataaaacacaaaacataaaaaaatatatttgcttctGCTGTTGATCGTCACGGTTTGTCATCATGATTGTCGATTATACCGTTAATAATCGCTATGAAATTTTTCAAATGTTAGATtcggtatataaatattaacgataaaaaacaaatccaaTGAGATTTTgtgtatagaatatatattaaaattaaatatatttattttactgaaattgttttaaaagacCAATAAAAACTCACCAGCGTAAATCAAAGTGCCCAATCTGCTCTTCTCTTCCAACGGCACCCATTTTCCAATCAGGTTGTGAACTGAAGGATAAAGAAACCCTTGAGAGAGTCCCTGTAGTACGCGGCAGGCACACACGATTTGCCATCCACCCTTAAAATCAATCACTGAATTAAAGTCCATTGACAAaatcgaaaatttattttaattggaaattgttattgacattaaataacATGATAATTTGTGCAGTTATCTGATCGTTTAGATCTGTATACCTTGAGATGTAAAAACGATATAATCTCAGCGTATGGCGACATTAACATTATTGTActccaaaattttatttatttctttccaTAACTGATACTCACATAATATGATGCCGTCGGTATTAACAGCGATACAACAGAATTAACTCCGACGCATATAATGATCAATACCATTCCTCCGAACTTGGCAGCCAGCTCACCACCAGGGATTTGAAGTATCACGTAGCCCCAGAAGAAGGATGATAATATCACGCTCTGGGTCTGCATACTCCAGTCAAATGACTAATAGAAAACATCAAATATAGGTTATTAAAggtataactaaaaaaaaacaatttaagtttaattccATTGTTATTGTTGCTTTTACGACACTATCCttctaaaaaaacaataacttttaatatggAATAAATTGATATGcaataattagttataaaattaaaaagacataAGCGTCAAAATTGTATATCACCGAAGTGTCTTTCAACATTTTACGATAAATTTACGGAATGAGATGTTACGAGATAGCACTGATATTCTCTTTATCAGctaaaaatacttaaactactctttaaatcaaatgaaaatttttGATTAATGTTTAGACCAAGGTTCGCGGATATATATCttgatatatatcaattgattttttcctatCTTCAGAACAACACTCATAGATCTATGCTCAAGGCCTGACTctgaatgattactttttatggTTAGTCgattacaaatgaatattaaaataaaattagttgatttatctcacaaacaaatgaagatataataataaaaagtacttgttttttaagttttcattaaaattttctttctcAAATAGATAGACACTAAttcttttgttacttttttttaataaaaaatgtgatatttcggcacttgtattattttacaaattcctttagcatttttaagtgtttacagAATGAAATTAGTTTCGTTTTCTTAGcctggatatattatatatcagatatatatcggatatatataaaaaaatcggatttttgatatatattataaaaatcggatTTTTTCGAACCCTGGTTTAGACCccgagattaaaataaaaatatatgtttctaaCCGGTATTACTGTATTTTTCTCATTCAAGAATAACAGGTAGAATTGTAAATGGGTGATCTGATGATACGTGACCATTACCCATAGGCATTACgactgtaagaaacattaaccattcctttcatggTCATTAAGATGTTATAGATCCCTTGTATTTATAATGACTCAACGTGTCTCACTTTTGATACcagtaaaatttcaatttcgaTCCCATGGTTGATTGGAATTTTTAAATGCAGTGGTTTGTATATCTTGCATTACCAATATCAGTTTTTGGTACTTTGGAACAGATGGCTCTGAATAATTCACGTGTTATGTATTTTCCTGTGACGACTTTTCCTTGACAGAAATCAAATGGTATATCTTGTGGAATCGTCTATAGGATTGAAATCAATCAAATTTACAAGTGTTTGATTTGCCCTTATCGttaatgttgatttttattGGGCCGTTAT belongs to Vanessa tameamea isolate UH-Manoa-2023 chromosome 13, ilVanTame1 primary haplotype, whole genome shotgun sequence and includes:
- the LOC113397897 gene encoding putative inorganic phosphate cotransporter, whose product is MADEDVTVKKTTKLLGVRHLQAVLLFFAMLIAFSMRVNISMAIVAMTDTTQENSFDWSMQTQSVILSSFFWGYVILQIPGGELAAKFGGMVLIIICVGVNSVVSLLIPTASYYGGWQIVCACRVLQGLSQGFLYPSVHNLIGKWVPLEEKSRLGTLIYAGAQLGTALQLMAAGFIADYWGWPAIFYIVGGLGLIWMVAYVFLGAASPRDSKMIGEEERNFIESSLGHVGRDQKKLPTPWKDIFTSLSFFALIIVHCGQNWGFWTLMTELPSYMKQVLGVDIKSNGVMSALPYLAMYLLSFPIGFMSDYILKKKWLTITACRKLSNSLGHFGPAIALIGLSYVPAGSVALAVTLLTCVVGLNAGHYTGFMLVHIDMAPNFAGTLMGITNCIANIISIIAPLAAGAIIQDENDPNEWRKVFYVSSGIYIAANIFFIVFGTSKTQAWNETTVTEDEEKTENNTKY